One Eriocheir sinensis breed Jianghai 21 chromosome 70, ASM2467909v1, whole genome shotgun sequence genomic region harbors:
- the LOC126988711 gene encoding uncharacterized protein LOC126988711 isoform X1 encodes MERHYPRDNWRHRGDDDSERGQERWLVQGRGRGRGRAAEHDPNCFIVLHSREYEREAPLLPPPTVLGSFSVDKEKNIIFNNSMMPKLCEMYIPDGEFMEVDIDLKQGFERSSCCTGRSGEGERRRLQWILHNQEKVRAKDSPDRLAADFVCSRSTLRKIMQAPYAHSRHFNAEWQIFAKYFKGTIYTTKVVPKQKKHNKGVRQEEGASQEEGVSQKGANQEEGANQEEGANQEGANQKEANQEGGANQEEGANQEEEANPEAITKEKWAIYGERFEEYMTGGDPNGVLEGDCQFQCVLQLDLNGKSLLLSAHIDAADPTRHQEDFKDMNSFVRLKARKDSTYQLADCNYRRFVLNNWWIENKLTGVPRLLVGKRNADGVVYTLQMLQTDDMPDLAQGTWEPSVCINILDEFLNFVKEKVVAEPDVVHCFKKSGPYSELRKIRHSIDPNLEDFLPDWYKEQLFATLNGENNCS; translated from the exons GGCGACGATGACTCTGAGCGCGGACAAGAGAGGTGGCTGGttcaaggacgaggacgaggacggggCAGAGCTGCAGAGCACGACCCCA ACTGCTTCATTGTGCTGCACTCCAGGGAGTACGAGAGGGAGGCCCCACTTCTGCCCCCGCCCACCGTGCTGGGGTCGTTCTCTGTGGACAAAGAAAAGAACATCATCTTCAACAACTCCATGATGCCCAAACTGTGCGAAATGTACATTCCGGACGGCGAATTCATGGAG GTGGATATAGACCTCAAACAGGGCTTTGAGAGATCCAGTTGCTGCACAGGAAGGTCAGGTGAAGGGGAAAGGCGTCGCCTTCAATGGATTCTTCACAACCAGGAAAAAGTTAGAGCTAAGGACTCGCCTGACAG ACTGGCGGCTGATTTTGTGTGCTCAAGAAGCACGCTGAGGAAAATCATGCAGGCTCCGTATGCACATTCAAGGCACTTCAATGCTGAATGGCAGATATTTGCCAAATA TTTCAAGGGAACGATATATACGACAAAAGTGGTTCCAAAGCAGAAGAAACACAACAAGGGAGTTCGCCAGGAAGAGGGGGCCAGCCAGGAGGAGGGGGTCAGCCAGAAGGGAGCCAACCAGGAGGAGGGGGCCAACCAGGAGGAGGGGGCCAACCAGGAGGGGGCCAACCAGAAGGAAGCCAACCAGGAGGGTGGGGCCAATCAGGAGGAAGGAGCCaaccaggaggaggaagccaaCCCGGAGGCAATCACTAAGGAGAAGTGGGCCATTTACGGAGAGAGGTTTGAAGAGTACATGACGGGAG GGGATCCCAATGGTGTCCTGGAAGGTGACTGCCAGTTCCAGTGTGTGCTGCAGCTGGACCTGAACGGGAAGTCGCTGCTCCTCTCCGCACACATCGATGCAGCGGACCCAACACGCCACCAAGAAGACTTCAAGGACATGAACAGCTTTGTGAGACTGAAAGCACGGAAGGACTCGACCTACCAACTTGCGGATTGTAACTATAGGAG GTTTGTCCTAAACAACTGGTGGATTGAAAACAAGCTAACAGGTGTCCCACGGCTCCTGGTAGGCAAAAGGAACGCAGATGGAGTGGTGTACACACTGCAGATGTTACAAACAGATGACATGCCTGATTTGGCTCAG GGGACGTGGGAACCATCCGTATGCATCAATATCTTGGACGAGTTCCTCAATTTTGTCAAAGAAAAGGTGGTCGCGGAACCTGACGTGGTTCATTGTTTTAAGAAGTCCGGTCCGTACTCCGAACTCCGCAAGATCCGCCATTCCATCGATCCTAACCTGGAAGACTTTCTCCCCGACTGGTACAAAGAGCAGCTCTTCGCCACACTAAATGGGGAGAACAACTGCAGCTAA
- the LOC126988711 gene encoding uncharacterized protein LOC126988711 isoform X2 — protein sequence MEVPEGARINQGDDDSERGQERWLVQGRGRGRGRAAEHDPNCFIVLHSREYEREAPLLPPPTVLGSFSVDKEKNIIFNNSMMPKLCEMYIPDGEFMEVDIDLKQGFERSSCCTGRSGEGERRRLQWILHNQEKVRAKDSPDRLAADFVCSRSTLRKIMQAPYAHSRHFNAEWQIFAKYFKGTIYTTKVVPKQKKHNKGVRQEEGASQEEGVSQKGANQEEGANQEEGANQEGANQKEANQEGGANQEEGANQEEEANPEAITKEKWAIYGERFEEYMTGGDPNGVLEGDCQFQCVLQLDLNGKSLLLSAHIDAADPTRHQEDFKDMNSFVRLKARKDSTYQLADCNYRRFVLNNWWIENKLTGVPRLLVGKRNADGVVYTLQMLQTDDMPDLAQGTWEPSVCINILDEFLNFVKEKVVAEPDVVHCFKKSGPYSELRKIRHSIDPNLEDFLPDWYKEQLFATLNGENNCS from the exons GGCGACGATGACTCTGAGCGCGGACAAGAGAGGTGGCTGGttcaaggacgaggacgaggacggggCAGAGCTGCAGAGCACGACCCCA ACTGCTTCATTGTGCTGCACTCCAGGGAGTACGAGAGGGAGGCCCCACTTCTGCCCCCGCCCACCGTGCTGGGGTCGTTCTCTGTGGACAAAGAAAAGAACATCATCTTCAACAACTCCATGATGCCCAAACTGTGCGAAATGTACATTCCGGACGGCGAATTCATGGAG GTGGATATAGACCTCAAACAGGGCTTTGAGAGATCCAGTTGCTGCACAGGAAGGTCAGGTGAAGGGGAAAGGCGTCGCCTTCAATGGATTCTTCACAACCAGGAAAAAGTTAGAGCTAAGGACTCGCCTGACAG ACTGGCGGCTGATTTTGTGTGCTCAAGAAGCACGCTGAGGAAAATCATGCAGGCTCCGTATGCACATTCAAGGCACTTCAATGCTGAATGGCAGATATTTGCCAAATA TTTCAAGGGAACGATATATACGACAAAAGTGGTTCCAAAGCAGAAGAAACACAACAAGGGAGTTCGCCAGGAAGAGGGGGCCAGCCAGGAGGAGGGGGTCAGCCAGAAGGGAGCCAACCAGGAGGAGGGGGCCAACCAGGAGGAGGGGGCCAACCAGGAGGGGGCCAACCAGAAGGAAGCCAACCAGGAGGGTGGGGCCAATCAGGAGGAAGGAGCCaaccaggaggaggaagccaaCCCGGAGGCAATCACTAAGGAGAAGTGGGCCATTTACGGAGAGAGGTTTGAAGAGTACATGACGGGAG GGGATCCCAATGGTGTCCTGGAAGGTGACTGCCAGTTCCAGTGTGTGCTGCAGCTGGACCTGAACGGGAAGTCGCTGCTCCTCTCCGCACACATCGATGCAGCGGACCCAACACGCCACCAAGAAGACTTCAAGGACATGAACAGCTTTGTGAGACTGAAAGCACGGAAGGACTCGACCTACCAACTTGCGGATTGTAACTATAGGAG GTTTGTCCTAAACAACTGGTGGATTGAAAACAAGCTAACAGGTGTCCCACGGCTCCTGGTAGGCAAAAGGAACGCAGATGGAGTGGTGTACACACTGCAGATGTTACAAACAGATGACATGCCTGATTTGGCTCAG GGGACGTGGGAACCATCCGTATGCATCAATATCTTGGACGAGTTCCTCAATTTTGTCAAAGAAAAGGTGGTCGCGGAACCTGACGTGGTTCATTGTTTTAAGAAGTCCGGTCCGTACTCCGAACTCCGCAAGATCCGCCATTCCATCGATCCTAACCTGGAAGACTTTCTCCCCGACTGGTACAAAGAGCAGCTCTTCGCCACACTAAATGGGGAGAACAACTGCAGCTAA